One Carassius auratus strain Wakin chromosome 3, ASM336829v1, whole genome shotgun sequence genomic region harbors:
- the LOC113042248 gene encoding calmodulin-regulated spectrin-associated protein 3-like isoform X1 has product MVDSNAMRKTFVVPDIKPLDQYDLTRARICASVGWLLGKSYGNAENVPVELRDPFYCDQYEQEHLKPPVTRLLLSPELYCRTYGLLLGGSPGAEGPPKDIPALLQVLGRKGLAPKDQNAPVTEAELRQKPIKMSAHLELIDALMAVGAMEMVSRVLASGGSELLGTDASWDRALLYWVNTLNQKLKEQTEGTLNDASQPSTEPQPVQPSCPTRWYWKLVPILYRKDRMQSKLKPYFPVVNEVKDLSNGCAIAAVIHYYCPGLLRLEDVCMKDSMSVADSLYNLQLIREFCDSCLKSCCPLALEDLLYSPAELKTNILSFLAELLYWFEVSKPEFVQPLQDSELTETSGRTGNGNSGSSNSGSPSIFKRPFLPISSPVTAATGSLTQSTSMSHVETAGRTWTKKPLSRPLSAVSFSIPFGLDSDVDIVMGNPVITRSVSSDNLNPAGQSMTREPYTPPEDLSHLLSKAPGPNGPQRASWATQTRPLLAEENGIDDSETGELPTIEEALQIIHNEEKMEPRLHPDGAPDGFYLHSLDDPANARLNGSPVTLSSSAPSRSGMLYNRSSGIPPEPSRTRHPSEGSRDDDSVLRDGSMDSDASEDLPKIHSTPATPASGPRITEPRCVKTPESGVRMTNFAERKKKLVPEQVQPSEPQVPQMTTWAKKLEESPSKSPAVSTEMSELGARLEEKRKAIEAQKKRIEAIFAKHRQRLGKSAFLQLKKEQEDGDGEEGRQGEVGTSSIENDLSRLALEEKLARLESEEEQDEQQQEQLKKGPSVEEEGNIKSHVQQDNPVEKEKAGVGIPGGKETAPLGNYNNAVSKLSAALNSLQNDMQRLSEQQNQLMKKKVAPNIQASGVPPSPKPSTAASSRLSRESNRNLSSASSSPSPSRKIANHTAPPKSPSSHRRAQSAPPKSPKLHHPRPAELKTPASTRVITLPQNVDNIPHLRRVSPWQCRDQNSSSFSIGTSSQSESRSASSLARTEDNISDTGSSEDHTIFSMELDSGSSQVLARKDRQGGGSSSGAPSECSFESDLPAAGFNGKHKSLIEISLSSLKALEGEGADQSQDNFSDSMSDQTEPEISGGVGFFFKQDEARPEDEMERRRAALLEKQQKRAEEIKRRRQEQEREREPSRSSSMDESRRGEERPQTPSTPPPPRTPPPEGTPQRRGDFTRQEYERRHQLKIMEDLDKVLRQKPTTVRGVKKQRPKTVFRDDSDLSRSPAKGFMGSRLNKVYSHSTTNLSSMANDNGTLTVRKSPSRSHSPSRLLSPGRLAAQNGDWENESTISSAASIPEYTGPKLYKEPSFKSNKFIIHNAISRCCLAGKVNEPQKNKIVEEMEKSPANHFLILFRDASCQFRAVYTMNPETEEMVRLVGVGPRVINLTMVESIYKYSSDRKQFTTIPSKTMSMSVDAFTIPGHLWERKRPGTPKKLGTPK; this is encoded by the exons AGTGCCCACTTGGAGTTGATAGATGCCTTAATGGCAGTGGGTGCCATGGAGATGGTAAGCAGAGTCTTGGCGAGCGGCGGATCAGAGCTGCTTGGTACAGATGCATCCTGGGACAGAGCCCTGCTCTACTGGGTGAACACG CTAAACCAAAAACTGAAGGAACAAACAGAAGGTACACTAAACGATGCATCTCAGCCTAGTACTGAACCACAGCCTGTTCAACCTTCG TGTCCCACCCGCTGGTACTGGAAACTTGTTCCT aTCCTTTACAGGAAGGACAGGATGCAGTCTAAACTCAAACCCTATTTTCCTGTGGTGAATGAAGTGAAGGATCTCTCGAACGGATGTGCTATTGCTGCTGTTATTCACTATTACTGTCCTGGGCTTCTGAGATTAGAGG ACGTATGTATGAAGGACTCGATGTCTGTGGCTGACAGCCTGTACAACCTACAGCTGATTCGAGAGTTCTGTGACAGCTGTTTAAAGAGCTGCTGCCCTCTAGCGTTGGAGGATTTGCTCTACAGCCCAGCAGAATTAAAG ACAAACATACTGAGCTTTCTGGCAGAGCTCTTGTATTGGTTCGAGGTCTCAAAGCCAGAGTTTGTTCAGCCTCTCCAGGACTCTGAGCTCACTG AAACATCTGGAAGGACCGGCAATGGCAACAGTGGGTCAAGCAATAG TGGTTCTCCATCTATCTTCAAGAGGCCTTTCCTGCCCATCTCTTCCCCTGTGACTGCAGCAACAG GATCTCTGACTCAGTCTACCTCAATGTCTCATGTAGAGACAGCAGGACGAACGTGGACTAAGAAACCACTAAG CCGTCCCTTGTCTGCTGTGTCCTTTAGTATTCCTTTTGGACTGGATAGTGATGTGGACATTGTGATGGGGAACCCGGTTATAACTCGGTCTGTCAGTTCGGACAATCTTAATCCTGCTGGTCAATCCATGACACGTGAACCCTACACGCCTCCAGAGGACCTCAGCCACTTGCTCAGTAAGGCTCCTGGGCCTAATGGCCCTCAAAGAGCTTCCTGGGCCACTCAAACTCGTCCATTGCTGGCTGAAGAGAACGGCATTGATGATAGTGAAACAGGAGAGCTACCAACAATTGAAGAGGCACTGCAGATCATCCACAACGAGGAGAAGATGGAGCCTCGCCTTCACCCGGACGGGGCTCCCGATGGTTTCTACCTGCATTCACTGGATGATCCAGCAAATGCTAGACTCAATGGGAGCCCAGTGACACTCAGCTCTTCAGCACCATCCCGTTCAGGAATGCTCTACAACCGATCCTCAGGAATCCCACCAGAGCCCAGCCGCACCAGACACCCCTCAGAGGGATCCAGAGATGACGACTCCGTGTTAAGAGATGGAAGCATGGATTCAGATGCCTCAGAAGATCTTCCAAAAATTCATTCAACCCCTGCCACACCCGCTTCGGGTCCTCGCATAACAGAACCACGTTGTGTAAAGACACCGGAAAGCGGTGTTAGGATGACCAATTTTGCCGAACGGAAGAAGAAACTTGTTCCAGAGCAGGTACAACCCAGTGAACCACAGGTACCACAAATGACTACATGGGCCAAGAAATTAGAAGAGAGTCCCAGTAAGAGTCCTGCTGTCAGCACTGAAATGTCAGAGCTGGGGGCGAGGCTGGAGGAGAAGCGGAAGGCCATTGAGGCACAGAAGAAACGTATAGAAGCCATCTTTGCCAAACACAGGCAGCGGCTGGGCAAAAGTGCCTTCCTACAGTTAAAGAAGGAGCAGGAGGATGGGGATGGTGAGGAAGGACGTCAAGGGGAGGTTGGCACCTCCTCCATAGAAAATGACCTCAGCCGTTTGGCACTGGAGGAGAAACTGGCACGTTTAGAGAGCGAGGAGGAGCAGGATGAGCAACAGCAGGAACAGTTGAAAAAGGGCCCCTCTGTAGAAGAAGAGGGGAATATCAAGTCCCATGTCCAACAGGACAATCCAGTAGAGAAAGAAAAAGCTGGAGTAGGAATTCCTGGAGGAAAAGAAACGGCCCCACTGGGAAATTACAACAACGCTGTGTCTAAACTAAGTGCTGCTCTCAATTCTCTCCAAAATGATATGCAGCGTCTCTCGGAGCAGCAGAACCAGCTGATGAAGAAGAAGGTAGCTCCTAACATCCAGGCCAGTGGCGTCCCACCCAGCCCCAAACCCTCAACAGCTGCATCTTCTCGTTTGTCAAGAGAGTCCAATCGCAACCTCTCCTCTGCCTCCTCCTCTCCTTCCCCATCTCGCAAGATTGCAAATCACACCGCTCCCCCCAAATCACCATCATCCCACCGTAGGGCACAGTCTGCACCTCCAAAGAGCCCCAAACTGCATCACCCTCGACCTGCAGAGCTCAAGACTCCTGCTTCAACAAGAGTTATAACTCTCCCTCAAAATGTGGACAACATTCCTCATTTGCGAAGAGTGTCCCCGTGGCAATGCAGGGATCAGAACTCATCCTCTTTCAGCATAGGTACCTCCAGTCAGAGTGAGTCCCGCTCAGCTTCGTCCCTGGCTAGAACAGAGGACAACATTTCAGACACAGGCTCCAGTGAGGACCATACAATCTTCAGTATGGAACTGGATAGCGGATCTTCACAGGTTCTGGCCCGAAAGGATCGCCAGGGGGGCGGCAGCAGCTCAGGAGCTCCTTCCGAGTGCTCCTTTGAGAGTGACCTTCCTGCAGCAGGTTTCAATGGCAAGCACAAAAGCCTTATCGAGATCTCGCTGTCCTCCCTCAAAGCATTGGAGGGTGAAGGAGCCGATCAGAGCCAGGATAACTTCTCAGATTCAATGAGTGACCAAACAGAGCCAGAAATTAGTGGTGGAGTTGGATTCTTCTTTAAG CAGGATGAAGCTCGACCTGAGGATGAGATGGAGAGGAGAAGAGCAGCATTACTTGAGAAACAACAAAAGAGAGCAGAGGAGATCAAGAGACGAAGACAGgagcaagaaagagagagggagccAAG TAGGTCATCTTCAATGGATGAGTCtcgcagaggagaggagagacccCAAACTCCTTCTACCCCTCCGCCTCCACGCACCCCTCCACCAGAGGGCACTCCTCAGCGGCGTGGAGACTTCACCCGCCAGGAGTATGAACGGCGACATCAGCTAAAAATAATGGAGGATCTAGATAAAGTACTCCGCCAGAAACCCACTACAGTTAGAGGCGTCAAGAAGCAGAGGCCCAAAACAGTGTTTAGAGATGACTCTGACCTCTCCCGCAGCCCAGCCAAAGGGTTTATGG GTTCTAGACTAAATAAAGTTTACTCCCATTCAACAACGAATCTGTCCTCCATGGCCAATGACAATGGGACGCTAACTGTCAGAAAATCTCCAAG TCGTTCTCATTCACCATCCAGACTGCTGTCTCCAGGCCGTCTTGCTGCACAGAATGGGGACTGGGAAAATGAATCTACTATTTCATCCGCAGCCTCCATCCCAGAATATACTG GACCGAAACTCTACAAGGAGCCAAGCTTCAAGTCCAATAAGTTCATTATCCATAATGCCATCTCTCGCTGTTGTTTGGCAGGCAAGGTCAACGAACCGCAGAAAAACAAGATTGTAGAG GAAATGGAGAAAAGCCCTGCAAACCATTTCCTCATTCTGTTTCGGGACGCCAGCTGTCAATTCCGGGCAGTTTACACCATGAACCCTGAGACAGAGGAGATGGTTCGACTCGTAGGTGTCGGGCCACGTGTTATCAATCTCACTATGGTGGAATCGATTTACAAGTACAGCTCTGACCGTAAGCAGTTTACAACTATCCCGTCCAAGACCATGTCCATGAGTGTGGATGCCTTTACCATTCCCGGCCACCTATGGGAGCGTAAGCGCCCGGGAACCCCAAAGAAGCTCGGGACCCCAAAATAA
- the LOC113042248 gene encoding calmodulin-regulated spectrin-associated protein 3-like isoform X7 — protein MAVGAMEMVSRVLASGGSELLGTDASWDRALLYWVNTLNQKLKEQTEGTLNDASQPSTEPQPVQPSCPTRWYWKLVPILYRKDRMQSKLKPYFPVVNEVKDLSNGCAIAAVIHYYCPGLLRLEDVCMKDSMSVADSLYNLQLIREFCDSCLKSCCPLALEDLLYSPAELKTNILSFLAELLYWFEVSKPEFVQPLQDSELTETSGRTGNGNSGSSNSGSPSIFKRPFLPISSPVTAATGSLTQSTSMSHVETAGRTWTKKPLSRPLSAVSFSIPFGLDSDVDIVMGNPVITRSVSSDNLNPAGQSMTREPYTPPEDLSHLLSKAPGPNGPQRASWATQTRPLLAEENGIDDSETGELPTIEEALQIIHNEEKMEPRLHPDGAPDGFYLHSLDDPANARLNGSPVTLSSSAPSRSGMLYNRSSGIPPEPSRTRHPSEGSRDDDSVLRDGSMDSDASEDLPKIHSTPATPASGPRITEPRCVKTPESGVRMTNFAERKKKLVPEQVQPSEPQVPQMTTWAKKLEESPSKSPAVSTEMSELGARLEEKRKAIEAQKKRIEAIFAKHRQRLGKSAFLQLKKEQEDGDGEEGRQGEVGTSSIENDLSRLALEEKLARLESEEEQDEQQQEQLKKGPSVEEEGNIKSHVQQDNPVEKEKAGVGIPGGKETAPLGNYNNAVSKLSAALNSLQNDMQRLSEQQNQLMKKKVAPNIQASGVPPSPKPSTAASSRLSRESNRNLSSASSSPSPSRKIANHTAPPKSPSSHRRAQSAPPKSPKLHHPRPAELKTPASTRVITLPQNVDNIPHLRRVSPWQCRDQNSSSFSIGTSSQSESRSASSLARTEDNISDTGSSEDHTIFSMELDSGSSQVLARKDRQGGGSSSGAPSECSFESDLPAAGFNGKHKSLIEISLSSLKALEGEGADQSQDNFSDSMSDQTEPEISGGVGFFFKQDEARPEDEMERRRAALLEKQQKRAEEIKRRRQEQEREREPSRSSSMDESRRGEERPQTPSTPPPPRTPPPEGTPQRRGDFTRQEYERRHQLKIMEDLDKVLRQKPTTVRGVKKQRPKTVFRDDSDLSRSPAKGFMGSRLNKVYSHSTTNLSSMANDNGTLTVRKSPSRSHSPSRLLSPGRLAAQNGDWENESTISSAASIPEYTGPKLYKEPSFKSNKFIIHNAISRCCLAGKVNEPQKNKIVEEMEKSPANHFLILFRDASCQFRAVYTMNPETEEMVRLVGVGPRVINLTMVESIYKYSSDRKQFTTIPSKTMSMSVDAFTIPGHLWERKRPGTPKKLGTPK, from the exons ATGGCAGTGGGTGCCATGGAGATGGTAAGCAGAGTCTTGGCGAGCGGCGGATCAGAGCTGCTTGGTACAGATGCATCCTGGGACAGAGCCCTGCTCTACTGGGTGAACACG CTAAACCAAAAACTGAAGGAACAAACAGAAGGTACACTAAACGATGCATCTCAGCCTAGTACTGAACCACAGCCTGTTCAACCTTCG TGTCCCACCCGCTGGTACTGGAAACTTGTTCCT aTCCTTTACAGGAAGGACAGGATGCAGTCTAAACTCAAACCCTATTTTCCTGTGGTGAATGAAGTGAAGGATCTCTCGAACGGATGTGCTATTGCTGCTGTTATTCACTATTACTGTCCTGGGCTTCTGAGATTAGAGG ACGTATGTATGAAGGACTCGATGTCTGTGGCTGACAGCCTGTACAACCTACAGCTGATTCGAGAGTTCTGTGACAGCTGTTTAAAGAGCTGCTGCCCTCTAGCGTTGGAGGATTTGCTCTACAGCCCAGCAGAATTAAAG ACAAACATACTGAGCTTTCTGGCAGAGCTCTTGTATTGGTTCGAGGTCTCAAAGCCAGAGTTTGTTCAGCCTCTCCAGGACTCTGAGCTCACTG AAACATCTGGAAGGACCGGCAATGGCAACAGTGGGTCAAGCAATAG TGGTTCTCCATCTATCTTCAAGAGGCCTTTCCTGCCCATCTCTTCCCCTGTGACTGCAGCAACAG GATCTCTGACTCAGTCTACCTCAATGTCTCATGTAGAGACAGCAGGACGAACGTGGACTAAGAAACCACTAAG CCGTCCCTTGTCTGCTGTGTCCTTTAGTATTCCTTTTGGACTGGATAGTGATGTGGACATTGTGATGGGGAACCCGGTTATAACTCGGTCTGTCAGTTCGGACAATCTTAATCCTGCTGGTCAATCCATGACACGTGAACCCTACACGCCTCCAGAGGACCTCAGCCACTTGCTCAGTAAGGCTCCTGGGCCTAATGGCCCTCAAAGAGCTTCCTGGGCCACTCAAACTCGTCCATTGCTGGCTGAAGAGAACGGCATTGATGATAGTGAAACAGGAGAGCTACCAACAATTGAAGAGGCACTGCAGATCATCCACAACGAGGAGAAGATGGAGCCTCGCCTTCACCCGGACGGGGCTCCCGATGGTTTCTACCTGCATTCACTGGATGATCCAGCAAATGCTAGACTCAATGGGAGCCCAGTGACACTCAGCTCTTCAGCACCATCCCGTTCAGGAATGCTCTACAACCGATCCTCAGGAATCCCACCAGAGCCCAGCCGCACCAGACACCCCTCAGAGGGATCCAGAGATGACGACTCCGTGTTAAGAGATGGAAGCATGGATTCAGATGCCTCAGAAGATCTTCCAAAAATTCATTCAACCCCTGCCACACCCGCTTCGGGTCCTCGCATAACAGAACCACGTTGTGTAAAGACACCGGAAAGCGGTGTTAGGATGACCAATTTTGCCGAACGGAAGAAGAAACTTGTTCCAGAGCAGGTACAACCCAGTGAACCACAGGTACCACAAATGACTACATGGGCCAAGAAATTAGAAGAGAGTCCCAGTAAGAGTCCTGCTGTCAGCACTGAAATGTCAGAGCTGGGGGCGAGGCTGGAGGAGAAGCGGAAGGCCATTGAGGCACAGAAGAAACGTATAGAAGCCATCTTTGCCAAACACAGGCAGCGGCTGGGCAAAAGTGCCTTCCTACAGTTAAAGAAGGAGCAGGAGGATGGGGATGGTGAGGAAGGACGTCAAGGGGAGGTTGGCACCTCCTCCATAGAAAATGACCTCAGCCGTTTGGCACTGGAGGAGAAACTGGCACGTTTAGAGAGCGAGGAGGAGCAGGATGAGCAACAGCAGGAACAGTTGAAAAAGGGCCCCTCTGTAGAAGAAGAGGGGAATATCAAGTCCCATGTCCAACAGGACAATCCAGTAGAGAAAGAAAAAGCTGGAGTAGGAATTCCTGGAGGAAAAGAAACGGCCCCACTGGGAAATTACAACAACGCTGTGTCTAAACTAAGTGCTGCTCTCAATTCTCTCCAAAATGATATGCAGCGTCTCTCGGAGCAGCAGAACCAGCTGATGAAGAAGAAGGTAGCTCCTAACATCCAGGCCAGTGGCGTCCCACCCAGCCCCAAACCCTCAACAGCTGCATCTTCTCGTTTGTCAAGAGAGTCCAATCGCAACCTCTCCTCTGCCTCCTCCTCTCCTTCCCCATCTCGCAAGATTGCAAATCACACCGCTCCCCCCAAATCACCATCATCCCACCGTAGGGCACAGTCTGCACCTCCAAAGAGCCCCAAACTGCATCACCCTCGACCTGCAGAGCTCAAGACTCCTGCTTCAACAAGAGTTATAACTCTCCCTCAAAATGTGGACAACATTCCTCATTTGCGAAGAGTGTCCCCGTGGCAATGCAGGGATCAGAACTCATCCTCTTTCAGCATAGGTACCTCCAGTCAGAGTGAGTCCCGCTCAGCTTCGTCCCTGGCTAGAACAGAGGACAACATTTCAGACACAGGCTCCAGTGAGGACCATACAATCTTCAGTATGGAACTGGATAGCGGATCTTCACAGGTTCTGGCCCGAAAGGATCGCCAGGGGGGCGGCAGCAGCTCAGGAGCTCCTTCCGAGTGCTCCTTTGAGAGTGACCTTCCTGCAGCAGGTTTCAATGGCAAGCACAAAAGCCTTATCGAGATCTCGCTGTCCTCCCTCAAAGCATTGGAGGGTGAAGGAGCCGATCAGAGCCAGGATAACTTCTCAGATTCAATGAGTGACCAAACAGAGCCAGAAATTAGTGGTGGAGTTGGATTCTTCTTTAAG CAGGATGAAGCTCGACCTGAGGATGAGATGGAGAGGAGAAGAGCAGCATTACTTGAGAAACAACAAAAGAGAGCAGAGGAGATCAAGAGACGAAGACAGgagcaagaaagagagagggagccAAG TAGGTCATCTTCAATGGATGAGTCtcgcagaggagaggagagacccCAAACTCCTTCTACCCCTCCGCCTCCACGCACCCCTCCACCAGAGGGCACTCCTCAGCGGCGTGGAGACTTCACCCGCCAGGAGTATGAACGGCGACATCAGCTAAAAATAATGGAGGATCTAGATAAAGTACTCCGCCAGAAACCCACTACAGTTAGAGGCGTCAAGAAGCAGAGGCCCAAAACAGTGTTTAGAGATGACTCTGACCTCTCCCGCAGCCCAGCCAAAGGGTTTATGG GTTCTAGACTAAATAAAGTTTACTCCCATTCAACAACGAATCTGTCCTCCATGGCCAATGACAATGGGACGCTAACTGTCAGAAAATCTCCAAG TCGTTCTCATTCACCATCCAGACTGCTGTCTCCAGGCCGTCTTGCTGCACAGAATGGGGACTGGGAAAATGAATCTACTATTTCATCCGCAGCCTCCATCCCAGAATATACTG GACCGAAACTCTACAAGGAGCCAAGCTTCAAGTCCAATAAGTTCATTATCCATAATGCCATCTCTCGCTGTTGTTTGGCAGGCAAGGTCAACGAACCGCAGAAAAACAAGATTGTAGAG GAAATGGAGAAAAGCCCTGCAAACCATTTCCTCATTCTGTTTCGGGACGCCAGCTGTCAATTCCGGGCAGTTTACACCATGAACCCTGAGACAGAGGAGATGGTTCGACTCGTAGGTGTCGGGCCACGTGTTATCAATCTCACTATGGTGGAATCGATTTACAAGTACAGCTCTGACCGTAAGCAGTTTACAACTATCCCGTCCAAGACCATGTCCATGAGTGTGGATGCCTTTACCATTCCCGGCCACCTATGGGAGCGTAAGCGCCCGGGAACCCCAAAGAAGCTCGGGACCCCAAAATAA